The window ATGGTGCCTCGTGGTCTTCGGAACCACCATCGCCATCTGCGGCCTCTTCTACGGCCTCACGTTCAACCCGATCCTCATCGTAGTCTTCGGTTTCCTCGTGAACCTCTTCGAACGCGGCTACACAGCACTCGCCTACGCCTACTCGCCCGAAGTCTTCGACACCGCCGGACGCTCACTAGGCACAGGAGTTTCCTACGGGCTCGGACGCCTCTCCAACGCTGCAGGACCGCTGATTATCGCAGGACTCTACACAGGAAGCGGCTACCAAAGCGTCTTCTTCTTCATAGCCGGCACATGGCTGTTCGGAGCCATCGTCCTGGCCCTGTTCGGACCTAAAACACGCCCGAAAGCGATTGTAAGAAGCACGTCGGCCGAATTAACTATCCAGGCACCCTCCGGAAACAATCCCTGACCAGGCTTGCACAAACATAGCTGTCGACGGCGCGGGTTCCCGCCGTCGACAGCTATGAGCGCCTCGAAACCACCGACTTCTACTCCTGTGGATTAACGCCGAAAACGGACGAAACATCGCGTCGATGCTACCTAGGCCACCGCCCCGGGAGAGCCCATGGCCGACGTCACACAGAGCTGCATGAGGCCCTTCCGGCGTGGAGGTTAGGTGCCCGCGCGGCTGCGAGCCTAGCCTAGAACCATGGCCAACAAGGGTAAGCAGGATTCGACCGCGCGCACATCAGCGCCGGCGAAGGGTGCTGCCCCAGCGAAAAAGCGCCGGCCGAGCCCCGCAGTGTACCGCCGTCGTCGGCAGGTGGTCTTTGGCGCCCTGCTGCTGGTCCTCGCATTGGTGATCGGCGGAGTCGTGGCACTCACCGGCGCACTGGCCGGGAACCCGGAACCGCAGGCCGTCAGCACCCCTGATGCCTCAACGGTGCCCACGCAGGGGAGCGGACCGACGGGAACAGCGGCGGCATCGCCGTCGCCCACGCCGGTGTGCGACTTCAACCTGATGACCGTCGCCGCCAAGACTGACAAGCCCGCCTACGGCCCTGAGGAAAAGCCGCTGCTGACCATGACCATCACCAACGGCGGCACAGCCCCGTGCGAGGTCAACGTGGGCACCTCTCAAATGGAGTACCTGCTGATGAGCGGCTCGGACCGCATCTTCTCGTCAAAGGACTGCCAGACGGGCGGCGAGGATCTCATCAAGACCATCCAGCCCGGCAAGAGCGAGACCGCAAACTTTCCATGGCAACGCAACCGGACGCTTGAAGGCTGCGCTTCGATCTCCGCCACTCCGGGCGCGGGCGGTGCCTACTACTCGTTTGAAGCGCGGCTCGGGAACAAAGCGAGTCCCAAAGTTGCGTTTCAGCTGAGCTAGCCCTCGCTGGATTTGCGGCCCAAGCCACGGACGGCTGCTGCGGCCCGGCGCCCGTCCAGAACCACGCGCTTGACCCGGTAAAAGACCTCCGGCGACGTTGAAAGCAGTCCCTGTTTGACGGTTTTTGCCGCCACGGCCTTCACGCGCGTCAGCAGCGGCGCAGTGCCGAGGCTTTCGATGATCTGGACGTGAGTGGCAAACTCCCATTTGTAGGTTTCGGCGCCCTGCAGGAAATCGAAACTGCTATGACCCAGGTCAAAGCTATGTTTCATGACCCGCAAAAGCATCTCCGTGCCGATCCCATGCTTGGCGAAAGCCGGGCTATACGCCGGAATGAGTGCCAGGTATTCGTCCTCCTGCCAGATGAAGCCGGCATGGAAAGCGACGTATTCATCGGCCACTTTCAGTGTGGAGAGAATCAGGTGCCCATCCTCAAAGAGTCGCCTGAGCATTGCCACTGATTTCGCATTCTCCAGTGTCTCGTGCCCGCCCTTGTACTGCTGGGTCTTCCATTGAATGCAGGTATCAAAAGCTGCGATATCCGGATTATCGAACATGAACTCAGGCTCGCCAAACTGCTCGCTCAGCTTCCGGAGCCGCTGCCGTTGGGTTCTCAGTAAACTCTTGCTCCTTTTCCGGATGAGGGCCAAGTACGCCTCCCAGGTTTCAAAAGCAGCCCAGATAACCAAAGGTGCCGGTTCCAAAGGCGAGTCGGGCACCACCGAGGTGGGGTCCTCATCCGGCAAAGCGATCAGGGACGTCACCACTTTGGGAACG is drawn from Arthrobacter sp. 31Y and contains these coding sequences:
- a CDS encoding GNAT family N-acetyltransferase, which produces MDFYASDAFLTALARDFYQAKTIELKTYGIRGSKAHVRLAEINGKRAVHSGPFYDYVKPLPGRGVTASPSETLRYVPKVVTSLIALPDEDPTSVVPDSPLEPAPLVIWAAFETWEAYLALIRKRSKSLLRTQRQRLRKLSEQFGEPEFMFDNPDIAAFDTCIQWKTQQYKGGHETLENAKSVAMLRRLFEDGHLILSTLKVADEYVAFHAGFIWQEDEYLALIPAYSPAFAKHGIGTEMLLRVMKHSFDLGHSSFDFLQGAETYKWEFATHVQIIESLGTAPLLTRVKAVAAKTVKQGLLSTSPEVFYRVKRVVLDGRRAAAAVRGLGRKSSEG